In Trichocoleus desertorum NBK24, the following are encoded in one genomic region:
- a CDS encoding S-layer homology domain-containing protein: MTNSLPPDPQPSPRDPLGFDEFIGIFLAFSVIGGILFWSLGRTGQSFNLGNLSATPTPTATPTPTATPTDPASPVAGTVAPDPDPTQPSPLVAPTPAESTVVPVPFAVRAPASPTPSPTPSPTPDAAEPVGFSDISANYWAYPFITGLVERGIISGFPDGTFRPDAPVTRAEYAAMLQKAFDKPPALAAVNYKDVASEFWASDAIQEVSRNGFLAGYPNNIFQPTQQIPRVQALVALANGLGFPRPASPPQVLQTYQDAAQIPGYATGAVAAATQAGLAVSYPQPNTLEPNEKATRADAAAFIYQALVASGQAEKIPSQYVVQP, encoded by the coding sequence ATGACCAATTCGCTGCCCCCTGATCCTCAGCCATCGCCCAGAGATCCTCTGGGATTTGATGAGTTTATTGGCATTTTCCTCGCCTTTAGTGTCATTGGCGGTATCTTGTTCTGGTCACTAGGCCGAACAGGACAAAGCTTTAATCTCGGTAACCTTTCGGCTACCCCAACGCCTACCGCTACCCCAACGCCTACCGCTACCCCGACCGATCCTGCTAGTCCAGTTGCAGGAACCGTAGCACCAGATCCGGACCCAACTCAACCGAGTCCTTTGGTTGCGCCTACCCCAGCCGAATCTACTGTAGTTCCGGTGCCGTTTGCAGTCAGAGCACCCGCTAGTCCTACCCCCAGTCCTACGCCTAGCCCTACTCCAGATGCCGCTGAGCCAGTAGGCTTCTCGGATATTTCAGCTAACTATTGGGCTTATCCCTTCATTACAGGTTTAGTCGAGCGGGGTATTATCAGTGGCTTTCCGGATGGCACGTTTCGACCGGACGCTCCAGTAACTAGAGCTGAGTATGCAGCAATGCTGCAAAAAGCCTTCGACAAACCGCCAGCCCTAGCAGCAGTTAACTACAAAGACGTAGCTTCAGAGTTTTGGGCCAGTGATGCCATTCAGGAGGTGTCTCGCAATGGTTTCTTGGCGGGTTATCCCAACAACATTTTTCAGCCCACTCAACAAATTCCTAGAGTGCAAGCCTTGGTTGCTCTTGCCAATGGCTTAGGGTTCCCTCGTCCTGCATCTCCTCCCCAGGTGTTGCAGACCTACCAAGATGCAGCGCAGATTCCGGGATATGCGACGGGGGCAGTAGCAGCAGCAACGCAGGCTGGTTTGGCAGTATCTTATCCGCAACCAAACACCTTAGAGCCTAACGAAAAAGCAACTCGTGCGGATGCTGCGGCCTTTATTTACCAAGCGTTAGTAGCGTCGGGCCAAGCTGAGAAAATTCCGTCTCAGTACGTCGTCCAGCCCTGA
- a CDS encoding IS5 family transposase: MGKSYPSNLTRAEYEFLSDLIPEAKPGGRPRSIEMWAVLNAIFYVLVEGCRWRALPGDFPAWQTVYTYFRNWRKDGTWIVIHDRLREWTRIEVDRQPSPSEAILDSQSVKTAAGVSEQVGFDSGKVIKGRKRFISVDTLGLVLRVFVTAASVGERAGGKRVLKRVKRMDKAVFRLTTIWVDGGFDGAPFLMWVMDVCRWIIQVVLRPEQTKGFVLLKKRWVVERTFGWLMHCRRLVRDYELLPETSETLIYLAMIRIMVKRLA; the protein is encoded by the coding sequence ATGGGTAAATCCTATCCCAGTAATCTGACCCGTGCCGAATACGAATTTCTCAGTGACCTGATTCCAGAAGCAAAACCCGGTGGTCGCCCACGCAGCATCGAGATGTGGGCAGTTCTCAATGCCATCTTCTACGTCCTAGTCGAGGGGTGTCGTTGGCGAGCGTTGCCGGGAGACTTTCCGGCATGGCAGACGGTGTATACCTATTTTCGCAACTGGCGCAAGGACGGCACTTGGATTGTGATTCATGACCGCTTACGTGAGTGGACGCGCATCGAAGTGGATCGCCAGCCCAGTCCCTCTGAAGCGATCCTCGACTCGCAAAGTGTCAAAACGGCGGCAGGGGTGAGCGAACAGGTGGGATTTGACAGTGGCAAAGTGATCAAGGGGCGCAAGCGGTTTATCAGTGTCGATACCTTGGGACTGGTGCTGCGTGTGTTCGTGACTGCTGCCAGTGTGGGAGAACGAGCAGGGGGCAAACGGGTACTCAAGCGGGTCAAACGGATGGACAAAGCTGTGTTTCGTCTAACCACCATTTGGGTCGATGGTGGCTTTGATGGCGCACCGTTCCTAATGTGGGTGATGGACGTTTGCCGTTGGATTATCCAAGTGGTGCTGCGACCTGAACAAACCAAGGGGTTCGTGCTGCTCAAAAAGCGATGGGTGGTGGAGCGGACATTCGGTTGGTTGATGCACTGTCGTCGTCTAGTGCGTGACTATGAGTTATTGCCAGAGACCTCAGAGACATTAATCTATCTGGCAATGATTCGGATAATGGTCAAGCGATTGGCGTAA
- a CDS encoding ferredoxin, whose amino-acid sequence MGKSKYDQLSEFSLEGRFLGFEMEDGYKFKRIQVATPEGEVCIKLSKESRASVVSSFIAKGKVLNPGDWIRITGEKKLDSKTGFPKLKAYAIHPAVPGETAPVAPSKAAPASGKATILICQKSDCMKRGAKALCQALESELSDRGLTDQVTVKGTGCMKQCKAGPAMVVMPDKTRYTRVHPETVSAILEEHFPSDPQPHASQDDSTTKVGFAIASSKRVFEKL is encoded by the coding sequence ATGGGTAAGTCCAAGTACGACCAGCTTTCAGAATTCAGCTTAGAAGGGCGTTTCCTCGGCTTTGAAATGGAAGATGGCTACAAATTTAAGCGCATCCAAGTGGCTACCCCTGAAGGTGAGGTTTGCATCAAACTATCTAAAGAGTCGCGAGCTAGTGTCGTTTCTTCCTTTATCGCTAAAGGCAAAGTATTAAACCCAGGCGATTGGATTCGGATTACGGGCGAGAAAAAGCTGGACTCTAAAACGGGATTTCCTAAGCTCAAAGCTTACGCAATTCACCCTGCTGTACCCGGTGAAACGGCTCCGGTGGCTCCATCCAAAGCAGCCCCTGCCTCCGGTAAAGCAACGATTTTAATTTGCCAAAAATCAGACTGTATGAAACGGGGTGCAAAAGCGCTGTGTCAGGCGTTGGAGTCGGAACTAAGCGATCGCGGTCTAACGGATCAAGTCACGGTTAAGGGCACGGGTTGCATGAAGCAATGCAAGGCAGGCCCCGCTATGGTCGTGATGCCTGACAAAACCCGCTATACCCGCGTTCATCCTGAAACCGTTTCTGCCATTCTTGAAGAGCATTTCCCATCTGACCCCCAACCTCACGCAAGCCAAGACGACAGTACGACCAAGGTAGGATTTGCGATCGCATCCTCTAAGAGGGTGTTTGAAAAGTTGTAA
- a CDS encoding Asr1405/Asl0597 family protein encodes MNSSSLNSLVGQVIQVSRCDRWQAYQRLQELGVQCWCAGDGTLSVEVQTVGDAVQLRSVIQQLTGSRNELIDWLDLCWQLEA; translated from the coding sequence ATGAACTCATCCAGCCTCAACTCCCTTGTTGGTCAAGTTATCCAGGTTTCCCGTTGCGATCGCTGGCAAGCTTACCAACGGTTACAGGAGCTAGGCGTTCAGTGTTGGTGTGCAGGGGATGGCACCTTGTCGGTAGAAGTTCAAACGGTCGGAGACGCAGTTCAACTCCGCAGCGTTATCCAGCAGCTAACAGGTTCTCGCAATGAGTTAATCGACTGGTTGGATCTCTGTTGGCAACTGGAGGCATAG
- the aroA gene encoding 3-phosphoshikimate 1-carboxyvinyltransferase, producing the protein MPAPIVTLTTTENQHQLTIAQPNSGLSLQGRVQIPGDKSISHRALMLGALAEGETQIQGLLLGEDPCSTASCFQAMGAEISELNTELVRVRGIGLGNLREPADVLNAGNSGTTLRLMLGILASHPDRFFTVTGDSSLRSRPMSRVVKPLQQMGAQIWGRQGGALAPLAVQGQALKPTHYHSPIASAQVKSCILLAGLMTEGQTTVTEPALSRDHSERMLRAFGAELSVDPETKSVTVTGPARLRGQTVVVPGDISSAAFWLVAGAIVPGSELWVENVGVNPTRTGILEALEMMGADITLENQRIVAGEPVADLHVRHSVLKACEIKGDIIPRLIDEIPILAVAAAFAQGTTIIQDAEELRVKESDRIAVMATQLNQMGAQVTELPDGLEITGGVPLKGAAVDSHTDHRIAMSLAIAALNATGTTTVHRAEAAAISYPNFTTTLQEICHSL; encoded by the coding sequence ATGCCAGCTCCGATCGTAACGTTGACAACCACAGAAAATCAGCATCAGCTCACAATTGCCCAACCGAATTCAGGTCTTTCTTTGCAGGGTCGAGTGCAGATTCCTGGCGATAAATCTATCTCTCACCGAGCTTTGATGTTGGGAGCTTTGGCCGAGGGAGAAACGCAAATTCAAGGATTACTCCTAGGCGAAGATCCTTGCAGTACCGCGAGTTGTTTTCAAGCAATGGGAGCAGAAATCTCGGAGCTGAATACGGAGCTGGTGCGCGTGCGGGGGATTGGCTTAGGCAATCTGCGAGAACCCGCCGATGTTTTGAATGCAGGCAACTCTGGCACCACTTTGCGGCTGATGCTGGGGATTTTGGCTTCTCACCCTGATCGCTTTTTTACGGTGACTGGAGATAGCTCCTTGCGATCGCGCCCTATGTCCCGTGTCGTCAAGCCACTGCAACAAATGGGTGCCCAAATTTGGGGTCGTCAAGGGGGAGCTTTAGCGCCATTAGCAGTGCAAGGCCAAGCCCTCAAGCCTACGCACTACCATTCGCCCATTGCTTCGGCTCAGGTCAAGTCTTGCATTCTGTTGGCAGGACTCATGACTGAGGGCCAAACCACTGTCACTGAGCCTGCCCTCTCCCGTGACCATAGTGAGCGCATGTTGCGGGCGTTTGGCGCTGAGTTAAGTGTCGATCCAGAAACCAAGAGTGTCACCGTTACGGGGCCAGCTCGTCTACGAGGCCAAACCGTAGTTGTCCCTGGTGATATTAGCTCTGCCGCCTTCTGGCTAGTGGCAGGCGCGATCGTCCCAGGTTCCGAACTGTGGGTAGAAAATGTGGGGGTAAATCCGACTCGCACTGGAATTCTAGAGGCTCTAGAAATGATGGGAGCCGACATCACCCTGGAAAATCAACGCATTGTAGCAGGAGAACCAGTCGCTGACTTACATGTGCGGCATAGCGTCCTGAAAGCTTGTGAAATTAAAGGAGACATCATTCCCCGCTTAATTGATGAGATTCCAATTTTGGCAGTCGCCGCCGCCTTTGCTCAGGGCACCACCATTATTCAGGATGCAGAGGAGCTACGGGTCAAAGAGAGCGATCGCATTGCGGTAATGGCAACTCAGCTCAACCAAATGGGGGCGCAAGTGACCGAGTTGCCAGATGGTTTAGAAATTACGGGTGGTGTTCCCCTCAAAGGTGCCGCAGTGGATAGCCACACCGATCATCGGATTGCCATGAGCTTAGCGATCGCCGCTCTCAATGCCACGGGCACCACCACCGTTCACCGAGCTGAAGCCGCCGCAATTTCTTACCCCAACTTCACGACCACTTTGCAGGAGATCTGTCACTCTCTATAG
- a CDS encoding GGDEF domain-containing response regulator — MTKILVIEDDQPVRENIVELLEVEEFDVIGAENGLLGVQLAQKHLPDLVLCDVMMPELDGYGVLTALRADPSTAAIPFIFLTAKADKTDLRQGMNLGADDYLTKPCTADELLEAIAARLQKQARATQQYTAALNQAQEQLNQLIRHDSLTGLSNRLALRERFSVILAQSTQPEPIVPVLLVHLNRFNRINDTLGYLLGDLLIQTVAARILECVQPTDTVIRLSTEQFVVLLPHTQQKQAVADIAQEILERLSLPFVLEGQEVFVSTSIGISLYAEDADNIDALIKQADAAMQSAQKQGGNHYEFYAASMNLGSLNQLLLEANLRHALERLEFQVYYQPKVSLTTGEIVGAEALIRWFSPTQGFISPAEFIPLAEETGLIVPLDEWVITTACTQVRQWQIAEFPPLQVAVNLSGLQFHQTNLVERVTQILHQTQLDPQYLELELTEGVIMQNTDATVHRLDQLKDLGIQIAIDDFGTGYSSLSYLKQFSFDTLKIDRCFVQNISCDSKNAAITTAMIQMAHDLELKVIAEGVETSSELAFLQQQACDEMQGYFFSRPVPAHEFEQLLVTGRRLSN; from the coding sequence ATGACGAAAATTCTTGTAATCGAGGATGATCAACCAGTTCGGGAAAATATCGTAGAGCTATTAGAAGTCGAAGAGTTCGATGTCATCGGGGCAGAAAATGGTTTGCTTGGCGTACAACTGGCCCAGAAGCATCTACCAGACTTGGTTCTCTGCGATGTCATGATGCCAGAGCTAGATGGCTATGGAGTGTTAACCGCTCTGCGGGCAGATCCGAGCACTGCTGCGATTCCGTTTATCTTCTTGACGGCCAAAGCTGACAAAACTGACCTCCGCCAAGGCATGAACTTGGGAGCTGATGACTATTTGACCAAACCCTGTACTGCTGATGAGTTGTTAGAGGCGATCGCTGCACGGTTGCAAAAACAAGCAAGAGCGACTCAGCAGTATACGGCGGCTCTCAACCAAGCCCAAGAACAGCTGAACCAGCTAATCCGGCATGATAGCCTCACAGGTTTGTCTAACCGCTTGGCCCTGCGAGAACGATTTAGCGTCATTCTCGCTCAATCGACCCAACCTGAACCGATAGTGCCAGTTCTACTGGTACATCTAAATCGGTTTAACCGCATCAACGATACTTTAGGCTACTTACTGGGAGATCTCTTGATCCAAACAGTGGCGGCCCGAATTCTGGAGTGCGTACAACCCACAGATACAGTCATTCGCCTGAGCACAGAACAATTTGTTGTACTTTTGCCTCACACTCAGCAAAAACAAGCAGTCGCAGATATTGCCCAAGAGATTTTAGAACGTCTATCTCTGCCTTTCGTCCTAGAAGGGCAAGAAGTTTTTGTGAGTACAAGTATTGGTATTTCTCTCTATGCCGAAGATGCCGACAACATTGACGCTCTGATCAAACAGGCCGACGCGGCTATGCAGAGTGCTCAAAAACAAGGAGGCAACCACTACGAGTTTTATGCGGCAAGCATGAATCTTGGCTCGCTCAATCAACTGCTGCTAGAAGCAAACCTCCGGCATGCTTTAGAACGCTTAGAGTTTCAGGTTTACTACCAACCCAAGGTGAGCTTGACGACTGGAGAGATTGTCGGAGCAGAAGCGTTGATTCGCTGGTTTTCTCCCACCCAAGGCTTCATTTCACCTGCCGAGTTTATTCCTTTGGCGGAAGAAACGGGGTTGATTGTGCCCTTAGATGAATGGGTGATCACAACTGCATGTACTCAGGTTAGGCAGTGGCAGATAGCCGAGTTTCCCCCATTGCAGGTTGCGGTTAACTTGTCAGGGTTACAATTTCACCAAACTAATCTGGTCGAACGAGTTACCCAAATTTTGCACCAAACTCAGCTAGACCCGCAGTATCTAGAGCTGGAGCTGACGGAAGGGGTGATTATGCAAAACACTGATGCGACGGTTCATCGGTTGGATCAGCTCAAAGATTTGGGAATTCAGATTGCGATTGATGACTTTGGCACTGGGTATTCTTCCTTAAGTTATTTAAAGCAATTCTCCTTTGACACCTTGAAAATCGATCGCTGCTTTGTCCAAAACATTAGCTGTGACTCTAAAAATGCAGCTATTACTACGGCAATGATTCAGATGGCTCATGATCTGGAACTGAAGGTGATTGCGGAAGGTGTCGAAACTAGCTCAGAGTTAGCTTTTTTGCAGCAGCAAGCTTGTGATGAAATGCAAGGATATTTCTTTAGTCGCCCCGTTCCAGCCCATGAGTTTGAGCAGCTACTGGTCACTGGCAGGCGGCTGAGCAATTAG